One Helicobacter cetorum MIT 00-7128 DNA window includes the following coding sequences:
- the trpB gene encoding tryptophan synthase subunit beta, with amino-acid sequence MNKNAYFGEFGGCFVSELLVPALRELELAFYDSLNDSEFQKEYTRLLKDFVGRPSPLSLCRNIISNPKVKLYLKREDLIHGGAHKTNQALGQALLAKKMGKTRIIAETGAGQHGVATALACALLQLECVIYMGAKDIKRQEPNVFRMRLLGAKIISVTQGSATLKDAVNEALRDYASSYKNTHYLLGTAAGPHPYPTMVKTFQSMIGTECKAQILEKENRLPDYVIACVGGGSNAIGIFNAFLKDKEVKLIGVEPAGLGLDTNKHGATLNKGSIGILHGNKTYLLQDSEGQITESHSISAGLDYPGVGPEHSYLKDSKRATYESATDNEALEAFSLLCQKEGIIPALESSHALAYALKLAKKCDKESIIVVNLSGRGDKDLNTVYEYFKKDSHEI; translated from the coding sequence ATGAATAAAAATGCGTATTTTGGGGAGTTTGGAGGGTGTTTTGTTTCAGAATTATTAGTGCCTGCACTTAGAGAACTAGAGCTTGCTTTTTATGATAGCTTGAATGATAGCGAATTTCAAAAAGAATATACAAGGCTATTAAAAGATTTTGTAGGTCGCCCTAGCCCCTTAAGCTTATGTAGAAATATCATTTCTAATCCTAAAGTAAAGCTTTATCTAAAACGAGAAGATTTAATTCATGGCGGAGCACACAAGACTAATCAAGCCTTAGGGCAAGCCCTTTTAGCTAAAAAAATGGGTAAAACTAGAATTATTGCAGAAACGGGAGCTGGTCAGCATGGCGTAGCTACAGCCTTAGCGTGTGCGTTATTGCAATTAGAATGCGTGATTTATATGGGGGCTAAAGACATCAAACGACAAGAGCCAAATGTATTTAGAATGCGTTTATTAGGGGCAAAAATCATCAGCGTAACGCAAGGTTCAGCCACACTTAAAGACGCCGTGAATGAAGCCTTAAGAGACTACGCAAGTAGCTATAAAAACACGCATTACTTGCTAGGCACCGCCGCTGGACCACACCCCTACCCTACAATGGTTAAAACTTTTCAAAGCATGATTGGCACTGAATGTAAAGCTCAAATTTTAGAAAAAGAAAATCGCCTACCTGATTATGTTATAGCGTGTGTGGGGGGTGGCTCTAATGCTATAGGGATTTTTAATGCGTTTTTGAAAGATAAAGAAGTCAAGCTTATTGGTGTAGAGCCAGCGGGACTTGGACTAGATACAAACAAGCATGGAGCGACTTTAAATAAGGGGAGTATAGGCATTTTGCATGGCAATAAAACTTATCTTTTACAGGATAGTGAAGGTCAAATCACAGAAAGTCATAGCATTAGTGCAGGGCTAGATTATCCGGGTGTGGGGCCAGAACATAGTTATCTCAAAGATAGTAAGCGTGCTACCTATGAGAGTGCTACTGATAATGAAGCTTTAGAAGCGTTTAGTTTATTGTGTCAAAAAGAAGGCATTATTCCAGCACTAGAAAGCTCACACGCCTTAGCATATGCGTTGAAGCTTGCTAAAAAGTGCGATAAAGAGAGCATTATTGTGGTGAATTTAAGTGGTAGGGGCGATAAGGATTTAAACACCGTTTATGAATATTTTAAAAAGGATAGCCATGAGATATGA
- the trpCF gene encoding bifunctional indole-3-glycerol-phosphate synthase TrpC/phosphoribosylanthranilate isomerase TrpF: MPSVLENIIKNKRIEVATLKKIYTLPKTLSLSNRDFKKALLEKNTSFILECKKASPSKGLIREDFNVEKIAKTYEKFASCISVLADRRYFLGSYENIQIVSRNTTKPILCKDFIIDSFQIKLARFMGANAVLLMLSVLDDKTYLKLFDLAKTLNMNVLSEVSNEEEIKRLLSLKHDIIGINNRDLHTLKTNITNTLNLRPLLGKDAVVISESGINSHAEVKALAPYVNGFLVGSSLMKEKDLKKACAKLILGENKVCGLTRIKDAKAVYKNHFIYGGLIFEKSSPRFIKPKKALKITKAVKKLDFVGVFVSHKAKKIVKLAKELGLKAIQLHGNYSSKEVAYLRKKLVKTCAIWQVVSVSSKKDLKPKFEGANLILYDTKGDKFGGNGISFEWGILKDVKEPFILAGGLNLNNTKEALKVGALGLDFNSGLEIAPRLKDKDKIKQVAKILREY, from the coding sequence ATGCCTAGCGTGTTAGAAAATATTATCAAAAACAAACGCATAGAAGTCGCAACGCTTAAAAAAATCTATACTTTACCTAAAACACTAAGCTTAAGTAATAGAGATTTTAAAAAGGCATTATTAGAAAAAAACACAAGCTTTATTCTAGAGTGTAAAAAAGCTTCGCCTTCTAAAGGGCTTATTAGAGAAGATTTTAATGTAGAAAAAATCGCTAAAACCTATGAAAAATTTGCATCATGCATTTCAGTCTTAGCAGATAGACGCTATTTTTTAGGCTCATATGAAAACATTCAAATCGTTTCGCGAAATACCACTAAACCCATTTTGTGTAAAGACTTTATCATAGATAGTTTTCAAATCAAGCTTGCACGATTTATGGGAGCTAATGCAGTGCTTTTAATGCTAAGTGTCTTAGATGATAAAACTTATTTAAAGCTTTTTGACTTAGCTAAAACCCTTAATATGAATGTATTAAGCGAAGTGAGTAATGAAGAAGAAATCAAACGCCTTTTAAGTTTAAAGCACGACATTATAGGCATCAATAATAGGGATTTACACACTCTAAAAACTAACATTACTAACACCCTAAATTTACGCCCCCTTTTAGGAAAAGACGCTGTAGTGATTAGTGAATCTGGCATTAACTCGCATGCTGAAGTTAAAGCCCTAGCCCCTTATGTGAATGGCTTTTTAGTCGGTAGTTCTTTAATGAAAGAAAAAGATTTAAAAAAAGCGTGTGCTAAACTTATTTTAGGCGAAAATAAAGTCTGTGGCTTAACTAGAATTAAAGACGCTAAGGCGGTTTATAAAAACCATTTCATTTATGGGGGATTGATTTTTGAAAAATCTTCGCCTAGGTTCATTAAACCCAAAAAAGCACTAAAAATCACAAAAGCTGTTAAAAAGCTAGATTTTGTAGGCGTATTTGTGAGCCATAAAGCTAAAAAGATTGTTAAACTCGCCAAAGAGCTTGGTTTAAAAGCCATTCAATTGCATGGCAACTATTCATCTAAAGAAGTGGCATATTTAAGAAAAAAGCTTGTGAAAACTTGTGCCATTTGGCAAGTAGTCAGCGTAAGTTCTAAGAAAGATTTAAAACCTAAGTTTGAAGGGGCAAATTTAATTTTGTATGACACCAAGGGGGATAAATTTGGGGGTAATGGCATAAGCTTTGAATGGGGTATTTTAAAAGATGTTAAAGAGCCTTTTATTTTAGCTGGTGGGCTTAATTTAAATAATACTAAAGAAGCCTTAAAAGTAGGGGCTTTAGGATTAGACTTTAATTCAGGATTAGAAATTGCCCCAAGGTTAAAAGACAAAGATAAAATCAAGCAAGTAGCAAAAATTTTAAGAGAGTATTAG
- the trpD gene encoding anthranilate phosphoribosyltransferase — MKDILNTLYNQKNLSDREAEKLFTLIINEEVSPAQLGAILSALKIKGESFDEISIAAQTLLKHTPKPFNSNLDLIDNCGTGGDGLKTINISTIAALIASSMGLPMAKHGSRSVSSYSGSADLLENLGVNIEMNSTQLKNCLEHSQFGFLFAPLYHQSFRKSAPLRKELFAKTIFNCLGPLINPLRPKIQLLGVYDKSLCKTMALALKKLGVQRAMVVNGGGSDEIVLHDTTSVCELKDNEILEYSLSAKDFSLPPYDLKELQINNAQESTRACLDILQNKAKDSHKMVVVANVACLLYLKGIAKDLKEGVAMVLEHLKTGIAYTHLQKIIELSHA, encoded by the coding sequence ATGAAAGACATTTTAAACACCCTATATAATCAAAAAAATTTGAGCGATAGAGAAGCAGAAAAATTATTCACGCTTATTATCAATGAAGAAGTCAGCCCAGCACAGCTTGGAGCAATATTAAGTGCTTTAAAAATTAAGGGTGAGAGCTTTGATGAAATTAGTATCGCCGCACAAACGCTTTTAAAGCATACGCCAAAACCTTTCAATAGCAACTTGGACTTAATAGACAATTGCGGCACAGGGGGCGATGGACTAAAAACAATCAATATTAGCACCATAGCTGCACTTATTGCTAGCTCTATGGGACTACCTATGGCAAAACATGGTAGCAGAAGCGTATCAAGCTATAGTGGGAGTGCGGATTTATTAGAAAATCTAGGCGTGAATATTGAAATGAACAGCACACAATTAAAAAATTGCTTAGAGCATTCGCAATTTGGGTTTTTATTCGCACCCTTATATCATCAGAGTTTTAGAAAATCTGCCCCTTTAAGAAAAGAGCTTTTTGCTAAAACGATATTTAATTGCTTAGGGCCATTGATTAACCCCTTAAGACCTAAAATCCAGCTTTTAGGGGTGTATGATAAATCCTTGTGTAAGACTATGGCACTCGCTTTAAAAAAATTAGGCGTTCAAAGAGCTATGGTGGTTAATGGGGGTGGGAGTGATGAAATTGTCTTGCACGATACAACAAGTGTGTGCGAATTGAAAGATAATGAGATTTTAGAGTATTCTTTGAGTGCGAAAGATTTTAGTTTGCCCCCCTATGATTTGAAAGAATTACAGATTAATAACGCACAAGAAAGCACAAGAGCATGTTTAGATATACTACAAAATAAAGCCAAAGATTCGCATAAAATGGTAGTCGTGGCTAATGTAGCGTGCTTATTGTATTTGAAGGGTATTGCTAAAGATTTAAAAGAAGGCGTTGCAATGGTGCTAGAGCATTTAAAAACTGGTATTGCCTATACGCATTTACAAAAAATTATAGAGTTAAGCCATGCCTAG